The genome window CGAGATGAAGGGTGCAACCGGACATTTGTCTATCGGGAGCGCAGCTCTCAAGGCATTCCTTGCCGGTCATGACCTTCTTCTCATATGTCATGAGGCAGAAAAGGTGAAAATGGCCGTAGCCTTTCTTGATAAGGCACTGTCTAGAGGCATTATAAGTGCGGAACGGCTGGATGAGAGCCTTGAGCGTTTGGATACATTGAGAAATAAGATCGCAACGGTGCCGCATGTCGATAGACAGATGGTTTGAATATATGAAGTTTTTTGTGGGACTGCTCTCAATCGTCAATCCGATAGGCGCAGTTCCGATATTTATCAATCTCACAAACAGCCAGGCATCAGATGACCGACACAGGACCGCCGTAATGGCCTCCCTTACCATAGTTCTGGTCTTGTCTGTTTCATTGATTGCAGGCGAGGCTATATTGCATTTCTTCGGCATCTCGATCTCGTCCTTCAGAGTTGGAGGTGGGATACTGATTCTTCTTATGGCGATAGATATGATGCACGCGCATATAAGTCCTATAAGGCATACCGAAGAGGAAGCAAGGGATGTGGCCGACAAAGACTCGGTCGCCATAGTTCCTTTGGGGATACCGCTCCTTGCCGGACCCGGCGCCATAAGCACTGTCATACTTTACGCCAATCGTAATAGCTCTGCTCTCCACTATTTGATACTTTTGACAATTATTTTCATAGTTGCAGGCATTACATGGCTGTGCCTACGCTCCGCCTCCATGGTGGCCGGCCTCCTAGGCAAGACCGGCATCAACATATTTACACGAATAATGGGCCTTGTCATGGCAGCAATAGGTGTAGAGTTTATCGCAAACGGCCTGAAACAGCTGCTGCCAGGGCTCGGTTAGGATCTCACCTTTTACCTAACCTACTCTGCGCATATAAATTTTTTGTTCAGAAACTCACACTCGCTTGGAGAAAGATCAAACCGCAACTCAGCCTCCAGGATGATCTCCCGCCTGTCCTTATCAGGGTGTTCATTGATCATCTCTGACATCCATTTAACGGCCTTGCGCATCTTTTCTCCATGGGGCTGGATGGTGTCTGAGCCCATTTCGTACACCTCCTTTTTTGTCTTGCGATCAGAAATCCTACCAAAAAGATCAAGACGGTTTTATATCAACATTCTTTAGATAGGGGGCCTTTTTCTTAAGGGCATCCTCCATCTCGTCGATCTTGGCTCCGACTGTTCTGGTTATGCGATTTGCAAATGCCGCACAAAATTGAAGAAAATCAGTAAAATTCTCGATCTGTTCATAATCCTCCTTGAGGCTCTCACTCATTTCTTTTATGAGGAGATATCCATTGAGTTCCACCTCGGCCCTGATCCTGTGGGTGTCAGGGGTTAAAACTATCATCCTTATATCCTTGATATCTTCTACAAGGGGCATATCTTTTAAGTATTCACGCACTTCATTATGGAGTTCCTCCGGCGAGGCCTTTTCTATTAGATACTCAAGGTTTGTAAAGATCAGGATCACAGCAATAGCCGCCAGCACGACACCAACTATAATGGAACCGACGGCGTCCCAATAGATATGTCCTGTAAACCTGGTCAACAATACAGCGACCGCTGCCAGAAATAGGCCGAATACAGCGGCGCTGTCCTCGAGAAGGACCGCCAGATTTGCGGTATCACAATCTTTTTTATCAATAATTGCAACCACGAGCGAACTTCCTTCAGCGATGAAGGAGACCGCCAGCACTGCAAGCGTCCAGTTGGTTATCAGTGGTTCACGGGGATATACCAGGGCCACTATGCCGTGATATATCGTAACGCCGGCACCAACGAAAAATATTCCGCACGCGGAGATAAGCCCCCATACATAACGCTCTTGCCCCCTCCCAAATGGAAATTCCTTAGATGGTCCGATCTTGCTCCTTATGATCCCGACCCATATGAATCCCTGGTTGAGCGTATCGGCGAGGGAATGGACAGCCTCGGCTAACATTGAGGCGCTCCCACTTGAAAAGGCCACTATGAATTTGAGACAGGTGACCAAAAAATTTGCAGTTATAGCGACCTTTACCGATCTCATCGCCCCATTGCCCCACGCCTGTCTTTTCCAGTGGAAATACGGCGATGAATATCTTGCATAGCTGGATTTTGGGATTCAAACGGCCCAACTTCTATAATCTCATCCTTCAATGTCTTTCCTTTCCTAAGTATGCGTATCGACGCCTTAGAACCCTCATCCTTAAAAAGGAGATCCAGCTTGAGATCTTCGACAGTCTTCAGCGGTCTGCCATCAAAGGCCAGGATCACGTCACCAGCGCGAAGCCCGCTGGATTGCGCCACGCTGCCTGGCATCACCTCTTTTATTATCAGCCTTCCGCCTTTATCATCAAGCAATACACCCAGCTTGGCGGAAAAGGGGGCGGGGACATCGGATGGAAAGAGAAAATAGTCTGCCATGCCCCTTTCGATATTTTCGCGTCCGCCTGCTATGATTATGGCCTGACTGTCATCACCTCGTCTGGAAAGACGCGATGGAATACCATAGCCAAAGGCCACATGACCGGCACCGGCAAGCACCACCATCTGCCGTTTTGGATTGTTATCAAGATATTCATAGATGCCTTTGGCCATGGCCTCGTCCCAAAGGACCTGGGCCTCAAAGAACCTTTCGAAATCTTCTGCAACGCCTTCAGGGTGATTGTCAAAGACATTTCTTAACAAGTTCCTGTATGCGGCATTGGAGAGATCAATGTCTTTAGGGATCTCCTTTTTTTCATCTGTGGTCAGTGAGGAGAGGCCGTCTCTTGCCACCTTGCGTGATATCTCGGACCTGAGATTCAGCGCCACAATGGGGATGCTATGGGCCTTACAAAATTCTATTATCGGCCTGTAGAGATGGTAATCGTAACCCCATCGTTTGTAATATTCAGTCTTTGTCAAAAACTGCCTCTCATCTATCTCACCTTTAAGATACCGGTCTATAAATACCTGGAACGGGCGCTGAAACATCTCCATACCTACTGCTATCTTTCTGCCTCGTCTGCAAAGGCCTTTGATCACCTGAAGTTCGGCAAGATGATGGCCAAAGTTGTCGTGGCGTTCCCCGAAAAAGATCACCCGCTTTGATGCCACCTTGTCGAGTATATCATCGAGGCTTGAGATGTCTTTTGATGCGATCCCAGACACCTCAGGCATAACCTCCAGTCCTATCCCGTCCCTTGTGGTCTTTTGACCCTTATCTACTACCGTTCCGTTTTCAAATCTCAAAAAACTGTATCTGCCGCAATGAAGGAGCTTCATCTGGACGGCGACCAGCTCTTTTTCCGACGAGGCATTTATAACAACCGCAACCTCTTTCGAATTAAACGGGTTTGATCTGACATCCACGGACACCCCGTTTTTTATATCTCCCTGAAGTGGCTTGACGCCGCAGTCCGCGGCGGCCTGATCCCCCAGTGCTATAAAAGAACCATCTTTAAGCCCGTCATGGCTTACTGTTGAACCCATTTCCAGTTCTGAAAAACCAATGTGTCTTAAAAATCTTACAAACCCGGCATATAGGCGTCTTTCAACCTCACTTTGAGGCATTACAAAATACCTCTTTTCGGCACCGAAGAGCCGGGAAAGCACTGTAGGGAATTCTTCTGAAGAAAGTTGCCTGAAAATATCGTAATTTGGATCAAGAGTTACACTTAACACCTGATCCAACGGCCCCAAATTGATGATATTTTTTTTGGCGTCGATCTTTTTCCACAAGGTCTTCGCCCCTGAGGCCGTCTCGACAAGCATCGGAACGTCCAGCACATATGGAATTTCAGTATGTTGCTCTATGATGATTCCTGTCGCAGATGGGTCCATTGTAATGGAAAGTATAGGCACATCGGATCTACCAAGCCACTCGCTAAAAAAATATGAAAGGTCCTTCCCCGATACCTGGCTGAAGATATGTTCAAGGTCATTCCATGACACCACCTTGAAACTATAGTCAGAAACCAGCTTTTTTATGGCTTTATAAAATGCCTCATTTCCTATCTCATGCCTAAGCATATGGAAGACAAAGGCGCACTTGTCATAGCCTACGGCCTTTGCGGCCTTGTCAAACTGCGAGGCGAAGTCATGAATGGGCAGGGTATTATCTTTATGTACATAGCTCTGGTAATTGATCAACATGTCATGCCTTGCGGCCTTTCCCTCCCCTTTCCTTTCCTTGTAAAGGTAATCGGCAAGATAGGTGGTAAGTCCCTCGCACCAGTTGCCCTGTCCATAGTCCACATAAATGGAGTTTCCAAACCATGAGTGGAGTATCTCGTGTCCAAAAGAGGTGTCGACTATAAACGGCAGCCTGATGACCTGCTGGCCGAGAAGGGTATAGGTGGCAAAACCAAGCCCAGTCGGGGCCATGTTTTCCACAACTGCAAAACGTTTGAATGGATACGGCCCTATCAACCCCTCATAGAACTTAATATAGTCTCTCGCCTTTTTCAGGTAGGTACTGGCAAGTCCACTGTCTTCTGGAAAAAGATAGGCGTACAGCCCTATACTGCCGCAGTCCAACTTACTTATCTGATACTGGCCTATGACAAGGGATACATCGTCTCTGGGATGAGGAAAATCAAAAACATAGGTCACATATTTCTTATCACCCCTATTATCCGTCGTCCCTTTTTCTTCTATATCGTCCGCCTCGGAGACGGCAACAAGCCCTTTTGGTATCGTGGCACTCAATCTATAATAGGCAAGCCCTTCAAAGATAGGGCACCAGTTATCCAGCAGTGCCACAAAGTCAGATCGTTTCATCACATCAGTCACATCAGTACGATCTGTTGGATCCGGTTGGATGTTCCTTTCAAAACGGATGACAACATCGGCCCCTTTTTGGGGGGCGGATATCTTAAAAAACCAACTATCAGATTCAGGTTTAGGGGTCACCACCTTCCCATTGATCTTGATCTCCTTGAGATCAAACCCTTTCTTGCGGAATACAGCCTCCGTCAAGGGTTTCAGCCTCGTTATAGCCTCTCCAAAGATTTTGTGTCTTGCCGGATCAAACCTCACCGTTATGTCCATAGATCTTGATTCATCCGTTATGACCATGGCCTTCGCAAAAACAACCTCTACCCTCCCGGCACAAAAAAGAAATACCGCAAAAAAGATAGACGACAGAAACAGATTGTATCTCATAACTCCCACTTCTAACTTATATCCTCAGATAAGTGTATAACCCCCCGTCCGGCAGGACGAAAAAATATTTGCAATAACCCATTGACGCACATGTCGTTTTTATTATAGATAAACCATTGACGACCATGTACTCAAACTAAGATAACCGGTTTTTTAGACAAATTAAACACGATTAAATATGCAGCATAAGGTTATGCCTTGAAACCGATACGAAACAGCAATGGCAAAAACAGAAAACGCGATTCGGCGTGGTTTTTTTGGGTTATAATGCTACCCTCCTTATTTTTTCTTATTATCTGGTCAGTATTTGGGCCATTTGGAGTATGGAGGCTCGAAAAAATAAAAAATAGGCGTTCGCAGCTTGCGGCAGAAAATATAAACAAGGCGAAGCTCAATGCAGAGATGGAAGAAGATATCAAGCGCCTCAAGATAGATCCTAATTATCAGGAACAAGTTATAAGGAAAAGGCTCGGATTCGTCAAAAACGGTGAGATAGTATATGAGTTTATAGATAAAAAAAGGGATAAAAACTAGATCGACTATGCTAAATGTGAAGACAATAACAGAGTTTATGCAATATCTTACAAGCGGGCAGTGGGAAGAGGATTTTGAATGCCGGACCCCAGACGGTCAGGCCGAGATGCTTGACCTGATAGAAACTATTTTTGACCTTTGCGAGGCTGCTGACAGCATATTGACCAAAAGGCTATATAAACAAATGGGGGGAATTATCAAGGCATAGAATAATCTCAAATGGAAAGATTTAGATATCTGGCAGATGGAGAAAATCCCGAGAGAGACGCATGGATCGCAAATTTTTTTACCGAAAATCACCTGGCCTATGAGGCATTTCCCCACAAGGTCGCATCCCCTGAGCAACTTAAATTTGTCGTATTCCTTGACAAGCAGCCTTATTATTATCCATGTACCCAGGAGCTCTTCGAAAAGATAGTAGATAAAAAAGGGGCTGAGACATTGGCCCTTGAATATTTGAAGGTCTGGGAACGCCTTGAGCCACTCGTGACATCTGTCATAGAATCTCCATATAGAAGAGACTTCCTCTTGAGCCTTCTAAAGATAAAATTCAGACACGAGACTGCTTCATATGTCCTTTTACCTTCAAGATTGGAAAAGAGACTGCTTCAGATATTTACAAGGGTAAGCGAGATAGACCGTCCGCTTTCCAAGATGAAAGAGGCCCAAAACAGCCGCATGGCGGCTATCTTGAGATCAGAAGCCTTCCATGAAGCGCTCAATGATCCTGCGGGTATAGAGGCATCGAGCCTTGCCTCGCTTGACAAATTGGCTGTAGATATCCGTTTGTTGCAGCTAAAACGCCTTATTTCACTTTCGAGCCATTCCGAACTCTGGGCAAATGGCGCGCCATCGGCTCTGAAAAAAGATGGACTCCTTTCTATGATGAGGTATAAACCGGCAGGGACGGGTTGGCAATGGCTTGTAGATACCATTAAAGGCTGGCTGTCATCTGGTCAACGGCGTTATGTCTTATGGATGGGTGTTCATTCCGGCGAACTTATACTGGACCTCGCCATGATCCGTATCCTTATAAGTCTGGGCATAAAGGTCATTATAGCCGTCAAAAAGGCGTTTTATTATAATGCGGTCACTATAGCTGACATGCTTGAAGACCCGTTTATCCAAGAGGCTATAGGCAAGGCCGAGATCATAACCAGTCCCGCTATTTCAAAAAAGGACCTCCTTGGCAAGCTCCAAAGCGACACAATGCTTTTTATAATTCATGACGGTACTCAGGAACGTTTTAATCCGCTCTTGGTGTCAATAACATTTTCAAGGGTGTTCAAAGAGGTGGATGCAATAGTTTTAAGGAGTAAAACCGACGCCCACTGCATATTGCAAGGCCCGTTTCAATTTACAAGGGATATCTTGGCCATTTATGCAGACGGCGATGGGGCTGTCACGTTAATAGAAAAACCCAGGCACAAATTAGCCGTGCGTTTTTCAGAAACAGATCTCAGGACCAAGGCCGACACCCTTATTTATCACATGCGTACCCAAAAGCAGCGTGGCAAGACCATTGTGTTCTACAGCGCCATAGTAGGAAGCATCCCGCATCAGATGGAAACTGCCAAGGAAATACTGAGGGTATTTGTAAACTATTTGAGAAAAAAGCAGGAAAATGTGCTGGTCATAAACCCTGCCGAACATTTTGAACCAGGAATGGATGCAGATGACCTCATGTATATGTGGGAGATCGTACAGCGCAGTGGTTTGATCGATATTTGGCGCTTTCAAACAGTGGAAGACATTGAAAAGGCCTTCGAGTTGATGAAAAGAAAGGTCCCGCCTGAATGGGTCGGCAAAGATGCCACCTACAGCACTGGCTGCACAAAGGAGATGCAAATTGCACTGGATGTCCAAAAAAGTCACCCCGAGATGCAAATTATAGGACCGAGCTGGGACAAATTTTTAAGGAGAAAGGAATATGGCGTCGGAAAACTTTATGACAGGGTGCTGGGGGATGATTTTGCGTATTAGATTGATCGTATCCGATCGAAATTTGATGGCATCGCAAAAAGCCGCCGACTGCCGTGTTGCGCTGTATTCTTTGTCACTGCGGCGTACAGGAGGTAGCCTCATTCCTCAGGATCTGCACGCTTGCATTCACGATTTTTGCTTAGCCATCTCATATAAAATGACTTTTTACGAGATCATCACATAAATCAAGAAATAATATTAAAGGGAGAACGTTAAAAAATTGTCAAAACAGATAGGACTGAAGGCGCCGACGCGAAACATACAAAGGACATTCGATGACAACGAACTTGCCCTAATGTTGTATGGAGAGCACGGGAAAAACTTAAAGGTTATAGAAAATACACTCCATGTAGCTATAAGTGTAAGGGGTAATCAGGTTACGCTCACGGGTGAACAGATGGACATCGAACTTGCTGACAGGGCATGTATGGAGCTATATGATCTGGTGAAGTCAGGCTATTCCCTATATCCCAAGGATGTTGAATTCGCCTTACGCATCTTGACGGAAAACCCTGATGCTGGCCTGAAGACGATATTCCAGGACAAGCTTTTCATCAGTTCGGGCAAACGTGTCATCACGCCAAAGAGCCTCAATCAAAGTCTATACACAGAGGCCATACGTACGCATGATATAGTCTTCGGCATAGGTCCTGCTGGGACAGGAAAGACATATCTTGCAATGGCTATGGCCGTATCATTTTTGCTGAGAGATAAGGTCAAAAGGATCATATTGACCAGACCGGCTGTTGAAGCCGGCGAAAAACTAGGTTTCCTCCCAGGTGATCTTGCAGAAAAGGTCAATCCATATCTTAGACCCTTATATGATGCCCTATATGACATGTTATCTTTTGAAAAGGTATTGAATTTGATAGAGCGACAGGTGATTGAGGTCGCCCCGCTTGCCTTTATGCGAGGCAGGACATTAAACGATGCCTTTGTAATATTAGACGAGGCCCAAAACACCACCTCTGAGCAGATGAAGATGTTTCTTACAAGACTTGGTTTTCATTCAAAGGCCGTGGTCACCGGCGACATAACCCAGATAGACCTGCCAGAAAAACAGTTGTCAGGGCTGATAGAAACACAAGAGATATTAAGTGGGATAGATGGCATCGCATTCATCCAATTCACTAAAAACGACGTGGTGAGGCACAGGCTGGTAAGTCAAATCATCGAGGCATACGAAAGAAAAGAAAGGCGCTGCCACGCCCAATACCGCGGAGAAAACTGTGTTTAAGTTGAAGGGAATAAAATAAATGGCGGTATTGATACGGATAGAACATGACAATGCAAATGGCTTCAACCTAGTCCTTATAAAACGGTCGCTCTCCATCCTCATGAGGGGCATCGGCAAAAAAGATGCCGAACTGAGCATCCTATTAACCGGAGACAAAGGTATAATCGCCATTAACAAGGAATGGTTCGATAGGTCATGGCCGACGAATGTGATCTCGTTCGGCCAGGCTGACGGCGCTGCGGCCCAGCATCAGGTTGGGCTTATGGGAGATATAGTGGTATCTATAGATGCTGCAGCCAGGGAGGCTGTAGAGATGGGCGTCAGCCTTGACGAGAGGCTTATTGATCTCTTGATCCATGGACTTGCGCACATATTAGGGGAAGATCATGAATTAGGCGAGGCCCATGCGGAACGCATGAGAAATAAAGAGCGTGAGCTCAGAGATATTTTGATCAAGGAGAAAAGGATGGCTGATCTTTGTATAAATATTGATCATATCGCTACAATAAGGGAGGCAAGGGGCATAACCGAACCTGATCCGATAATGGCAGCTGGCATTGTTGAACTTGCAGGCGCGGATGGAGTCGTTGTGCACCTTCGTGAGGACAGAAGGCACATAAAAGACAGGGATGTACGGATATTGCGCGAGGTCATAAAGACGCGGCTTACGCTTGAAATGGCGGCGACGGATGAGATGATAGGGATTGCCTCTGAGATTAAGCCCGATATTGTAACGCTCGTTCCCGAAAAGAGACAAGAGCTCACTACAGAGGGTGGCCTGGATGTCGTCAGGCTTGAAGACGATTTGGAAAGGGCTGTATCCAGGTTACATGATGCAAATATACCGGTAAGTCTGTTTATCGAACCTGAAAAAAGACAGATTGAGGCTGCACAGAGGACAAGGGCGGAATGCGTTGAAATCCATACAGGGAGATATGCTGACGCACCTGATCATGAGACCGAAGAACGAGAATTTGAACGTATCGCGAATGCAGCTAGGTTTGCTTATGATGTTGGATTAAGGGTCCATGCCGGCCACGGCCTTAACTACAGAAACACGGCCAGATTATGCCAATTGAGTGAAATAGCTGAATTCAGCATCGGTCACTCGATCATAGCACGGGCTGTACTCGTTGGCCTCGAAAAGGCCGTAAAAGAGATGCTCTCAATTGTCAAACGCGGCCATTTGGCCTGATGCCATGATCATCGGTATAGGCGTTGATATCGTCCACATACCAAGAATAAAAAGGGCTGTGCTTCGCTGGGGAGGGCGTTTCACCTCTCGCATCTTCACTGAAGATGAGCTTGAATATTATCTCGGGCGCAAGGATCCCTATCAGGGTCTCGCCCTTTGTTTTGCAGCCAAGGAGGCATGTTCAAAGGCGCTCGGTGTGGGTATCGGCAAGACTATGGGGTGGCGCGATGTATCTATAACACATTTGGCGTCTGGCAAACCCATGTTAAACCTAACCGGTTCGGCCTTCAAAATATCGCAAGAGTTGGGTGCAAGTCTGTGGCATGTAAGTTTAAGTCATGAAGCAGCTTATGGTGTAGCGATGGTCGTGGCAGAGACTTAAGAAGCGGTCAGGCGAGATCCTTCACCGTCTGCCTGAATACCTCGGCAAAATCCTCAGGATAGTGACCGGTCACCCAGCGTCCTTGACGTTCGCTGAACGCCCCTGGCGATTGGGGGTGCCGCGGCAGGAAACAATAAAAAAGCCGCTGGTCGGGGTCTGGATTGTCAAACCTCTTTGAGACCTCATAACATGTAATCATCTCCGCCCCAAGGCGATGAAGACCTTTCATGACCAGATAGATAGCGGCGTCAAGGGATTTCCTAGTCCCTGCATCGGCCTCAAGGATATTTCCAGCCCTCACCTTTGTCATTATCTGCACCTCGCCCTGTGAACGCTGGGCCTTGGGCGTATGCACGATGACATGTTCATCTTCATATATGACAAGACTTTTCGGAAGATCATCCCGAAAGTCGAGCCTCTTGTTTGAATATATCGCATTGATATAGGCATCAAAAAAAGAAATATTATAATATCTGCGGTAATGGGCTGCAAACCTTGCCGCCTGGTCACCGATGGTATAAGTTGGGAATCTGCCTTCACCGCATGTTGCAACGGCGTCCTTTGGTATCAGGGCGAATTGCTGGTGTATCTGCTGATGCGAGGCATGAAGCCTGTATCCTGACGGTGAAAAATCGAAACCGTAGTTCCAGCCCCAAAGCGTAGCATTGAAGGGGATATCTTTACCTGTCATCATCATTTTCTTAACAGCAGAATAGAGCATTGATCTCAGCCCCTCCAGGGTTTCAAAAGACAGATCTTTATAACCAGACAGCGGGATGCCGAGCGAGACGGCAAGCTGGACGTATATACGCTGGTAATAGAGCGCCCTGAGGCCGATGATGTCTTCATGCTTGAGTCTTTCTATGCTGTATCTGATACTGTCGTGGGCCATATTTGATGCATAATGCCCCCATGGAATATAGCTATTGGCCCTCATGTATTCCCATACGTGCGTCTCGCCTTCAGGGCCATATTCGCCTACTATGGGATTTGGACCCTGAACGCCTGGATTCAGCACCATGGCCTTTTTATAATCATTAGGAAGCGCCTCGTTATTCGCCACCACGTCGAAGAGTTCATAGTCTTTGATGAGCGGACGCTGATTCCCGTTTGCATCTTCTAAATAGCAAAGCCCACATGGCTCCTTGTTGGAATCAAATTCCATATCGCAAGAGATTTCTGCTATCGCCTTCAGAACATCTGCATCTTTGCTTGTCTGTGCGAGGGCGAGCAGAATTGTCCTCGGGAGATCAGAGAGCCTATAAGGTCTGCCGTTTTTGTCTTTGAGCCGTCCTTTCAGCAGGTCAGCCAAAATACGCGACCGGTCTTCTTTTTGCCCTACCCCATGCCTGAATCTAAAGCTCTCCATAGTTAATGTTCTGTTATCGGCCTGCGGCTTCAGGATATAGGTAGCGCCCCAAAACGGAAATGGATTTGGGACCTCATAGACCTCCTCAGCCCCGATTATCTCGAGATCGTCGGACGGGAAATTAACCGAATTATCGACCTCAACGCCACCTTCAGCAAGACTACCTATCCGCATCAATATCTTGTTCTTTCTCAAATTTTTTACAGTAAAAGACGGAGAATGTAAAAGACACAAGAAAGAACCATCTGGTTTTACACATGTATAAGGTAAATCAATATCCATCTATCCTATTCACAAATATCCTTTTGATAATAACCTTAATTCAACAACATCGGTTTTACATCATATTTATTTTCAACTATTGTTAGTATGTGTTTTATTTTTCTTGGTGTCCCTTGTTCCTTTATAACTACTCTATATAGATTATCTCTATTTTTTAAAGTTGTATTAAATCCATCTTTTGCAAGATATTTTTTTAATTTTTTGGCATTGACCGCCTTTTTAAAGGCTGCAACTTGAATAGTATATGTCTTAAACTCTTTCTTTGTTATATTTCTTTTTTTGCTTTGCTTTTTTAATTTGTTTTTTGCTATCAATATGCGTTTTTTATGTATTGCATGTTTAATTCTTATTGCATGTTTAATTGGTTTATTGCGTTCAAAAGCTACATCGATGGATTTTTGATCATGTTGTAAAGAGGCAAAACCATAATTTAACAATCTTCTAACATCTTCCCAATTATCTTTTGAGCCAAGCATGCTCACTACAAGCTTTCTATCGCCATATTTTACCATACCTGCAAAACAATGCATCGCCTCTCTGGTATATCCTGTCTTGCCGCCTTCTGTGCCTTCAAATGACCAGAGTAGTTTATTATGGTTTTGAATATATAACTTCTTGCTTCGTCCTGATGGACGAACTATCTTTACCGAAGTAAATTTTGTTTTTGTTATTTTAGCGAATATTGGATTTTCTTCGGCCTTGTCGAACATCACGGCAAGATCATATGCTGTAGTGTAGTGATTTGGTGCAGGAAGACCGTTCGGATTGCTGAAATGGGTATCAACCGCACCGAGCTCGCCGGCCTTTTCGTTCATCATCTCCGCAAACCTCTTGACTGAACCGGCAACCCTTTCAGCCACCACCACGCTTGCATCATTGGCCGATTTAAGCATGACACTGTAAAGGAGATCTTTCACCGTCATCCTGTCGCCGGGATGGAGCCCCAGTTTTGACGGTTCAACTCCAGCGGCTATATAGTCGGCAACTGCTGTGTCGTTCAGCTTTAGATGATCAAGGGCAACCAAGGTTGTTACAATTTTTGTCGTGCTGGCCGGCGGGAGTTTGAGATATGGATTCTTGGCATACAAGATCTCGCCGCTTTCTGCATCCATGACAACAGCGGCCTTTGCGCTTACATAAGGTTCATATGCAAAGGCCAGGCCATGACCTACTAAACAACAGCAGGCAGTAACGATACCCCACCAAAAAACATGGAAAAACCCTCCGACCCCTCTG of Dissulfurimicrobium hydrothermale contains these proteins:
- a CDS encoding D-alanyl-D-alanine carboxypeptidase family protein; protein product: MDAESGEILYAKNPYLKLPPASTTKIVTTLVALDHLKLNDTAVADYIAAGVEPSKLGLHPGDRMTVKDLLYSVMLKSANDASVVVAERVAGSVKRFAEMMNEKAGELGAVDTHFSNPNGLPAPNHYTTAYDLAVMFDKAEENPIFAKITKTKFTSVKIVRPSGRSKKLYIQNHNKLLWSFEGTEGGKTGYTREAMHCFAGMVKYGDRKLVVSMLGSKDNWEDVRRLLNYGFASLQHDQKSIDVAFERNKPIKHAIRIKHAIHKKRILIAKNKLKKQSKKRNITKKEFKTYTIQVAAFKKAVNAKKLKKYLAKDGFNTTLKNRDNLYRVVIKEQGTPRKIKHILTIVENKYDVKPMLLN
- a CDS encoding pyridoxine 5'-phosphate synthase, whose protein sequence is MAVLIRIEHDNANGFNLVLIKRSLSILMRGIGKKDAELSILLTGDKGIIAINKEWFDRSWPTNVISFGQADGAAAQHQVGLMGDIVVSIDAAAREAVEMGVSLDERLIDLLIHGLAHILGEDHELGEAHAERMRNKERELRDILIKEKRMADLCINIDHIATIREARGITEPDPIMAAGIVELAGADGVVVHLREDRRHIKDRDVRILREVIKTRLTLEMAATDEMIGIASEIKPDIVTLVPEKRQELTTEGGLDVVRLEDDLERAVSRLHDANIPVSLFIEPEKRQIEAAQRTRAECVEIHTGRYADAPDHETEEREFERIANAARFAYDVGLRVHAGHGLNYRNTARLCQLSEIAEFSIGHSIIARAVLVGLEKAVKEMLSIVKRGHLA
- the acpS gene encoding holo-ACP synthase — its product is MSNAAIWPDAMIIGIGVDIVHIPRIKRAVLRWGGRFTSRIFTEDELEYYLGRKDPYQGLALCFAAKEACSKALGVGIGKTMGWRDVSITHLASGKPMLNLTGSAFKISQELGASLWHVSLSHEAAYGVAMVVAET
- a CDS encoding PhoH family protein is translated as MLYGEHGKNLKVIENTLHVAISVRGNQVTLTGEQMDIELADRACMELYDLVKSGYSLYPKDVEFALRILTENPDAGLKTIFQDKLFISSGKRVITPKSLNQSLYTEAIRTHDIVFGIGPAGTGKTYLAMAMAVSFLLRDKVKRIILTRPAVEAGEKLGFLPGDLAEKVNPYLRPLYDALYDMLSFEKVLNLIERQVIEVAPLAFMRGRTLNDAFVILDEAQNTTSEQMKMFLTRLGFHSKAVVTGDITQIDLPEKQLSGLIETQEILSGIDGIAFIQFTKNDVVRHRLVSQIIEAYERKERRCHAQYRGENCV